Proteins co-encoded in one Halorussus vallis genomic window:
- a CDS encoding anaerobic glycerol-3-phosphate dehydrogenase subunit C: protein MSDAEQPIDPNDANDVREEETVANDEFEPVQVFPESEEMDLRPGSDDCYKCSTCDTECPVAQVDDDFPGPKFQGPEQWRLKRKEDQDIDDSVMSCSNCMRCDSACPSDVPLSQMHNTARGEYVETQMDKLSREYVRNRILANYRTMAELGSKVPRLTNFVMGLDVTKWFNETVLGITSEREFPEFAEETFREWWRDRGGPGVRSEDKRVAYFHGCYSNYNTPEVGKAMVEVFEAFGYEVVVPKQRCSGTPMFANGMLEDAKRAAGINVENFSGLIEEGYDVIASCTSCSMSLRQEYPELFSYDGTASVAAHTYEALEYLRVHEDLEGALAESEVDAGEFAYHAPCHARNQGLDGQAVELLDHLDGADAEDVGPSCSGISGTYGWKDEKYETSMKIGAEMFEHMEAADAETGMTECPTCAMQMEHGTGYEIRHPLEVLADALVDERSD from the coding sequence ATGAGTGACGCAGAACAGCCGATAGACCCGAACGACGCGAACGACGTGCGCGAAGAGGAGACGGTCGCGAACGACGAGTTCGAACCGGTGCAGGTGTTCCCCGAGAGCGAGGAGATGGACCTCCGGCCGGGGAGCGACGACTGCTACAAGTGTTCGACCTGCGACACCGAGTGTCCGGTCGCACAGGTCGACGACGACTTCCCCGGACCGAAGTTCCAGGGTCCCGAGCAGTGGCGGCTCAAGCGCAAGGAGGACCAGGACATCGACGATTCGGTGATGTCGTGTTCGAACTGCATGCGCTGTGACTCGGCGTGTCCCTCCGACGTGCCGCTGAGCCAGATGCACAACACCGCCCGCGGGGAGTACGTCGAAACCCAGATGGACAAACTCTCGCGGGAGTACGTCCGCAACCGCATCCTGGCGAACTACCGGACGATGGCCGAGTTGGGCAGTAAGGTGCCGCGGCTCACCAACTTCGTGATGGGCCTGGACGTGACGAAGTGGTTCAACGAGACGGTGCTGGGCATCACGTCCGAGCGGGAGTTCCCCGAGTTCGCCGAGGAGACGTTTCGAGAGTGGTGGCGCGACCGCGGAGGCCCCGGGGTCCGCTCGGAGGACAAGCGCGTCGCGTACTTCCACGGCTGTTACTCGAACTACAACACCCCCGAAGTCGGCAAGGCGATGGTCGAGGTCTTCGAGGCGTTCGGCTACGAGGTCGTCGTCCCGAAACAGCGCTGTTCGGGCACGCCGATGTTCGCCAACGGGATGCTGGAAGACGCCAAGCGCGCGGCGGGCATCAACGTCGAGAACTTCTCGGGGCTAATCGAGGAGGGCTACGACGTCATCGCCTCCTGCACGTCGTGTTCGATGTCGCTCCGCCAGGAGTACCCCGAACTGTTCAGCTACGACGGGACCGCGAGCGTCGCGGCCCACACCTACGAGGCCCTGGAGTACCTCCGCGTCCACGAGGACCTCGAAGGCGCGCTGGCTGAGAGCGAAGTCGACGCCGGGGAATTCGCCTATCACGCGCCCTGTCACGCCCGTAACCAGGGCCTCGACGGGCAGGCTGTCGAGTTGCTCGACCACCTCGACGGCGCGGACGCCGAGGACGTCGGGCCGTCGTGTTCGGGCATCTCGGGCACCTACGGCTGGAAGGACGAGAAGTACGAGACGTCGATGAAGATCGGGGCGGAGATGTTCGAACACATGGAGGCGGCCGACGCCGAGACGGGGATGACCGAGTGTCCGACCTGCGCGATGCAGATGGAACACGGTACCGGCTACGAGATCCGCCACCCGCTCGAAGTGCTGGCCGACGCGCTGGTCGACGAGAGGAGCGACTGA